In Myxococcus stipitatus, the following are encoded in one genomic region:
- a CDS encoding IPT/TIG domain-containing protein: MAVPSLTSVTPSSGPTSGGDILRLTGVGFAARVAVRVGGLRAEVLTVRQESGASYADVRTPAHEAGLVNVELLNLSAEDSPVPGEVAVLPTAYRYLRPRVAAEANLTRLVRTLLRELKRQVVANVSASVSVDYDDTVEGGLNVIAMASLPSVVLSGPALRESRRYSTNVLHEDVVQGPSGAELVRRRPAYTVDLAFTLTVASERTAELFNLMAAVATFLNRNRWLVMARDAEDASRGTVRWEMDADGEVRTQLGSRDDVRAFTWGLVVRGFDVDEGLPLDIGKAVAQAHLDTDSLPGGTS; encoded by the coding sequence ATGGCCGTCCCCTCCCTCACCTCCGTGACGCCGTCGTCGGGCCCCACCAGCGGTGGAGACATCCTCCGCCTCACAGGCGTGGGCTTCGCCGCGCGGGTGGCTGTGCGCGTGGGCGGGCTGCGCGCGGAGGTGCTCACCGTCCGCCAGGAGTCGGGCGCCTCGTATGCGGACGTAAGGACTCCCGCCCACGAGGCGGGGCTCGTCAACGTGGAGCTGCTCAACCTCTCCGCGGAGGACAGCCCGGTTCCAGGTGAAGTGGCTGTCCTTCCGACGGCGTACCGCTACCTGCGCCCGCGCGTCGCCGCGGAAGCGAACCTCACCCGCCTCGTGCGCACGCTGCTGCGGGAGCTGAAGCGCCAGGTAGTGGCCAACGTCAGCGCCAGCGTCTCCGTCGACTACGACGACACGGTGGAAGGCGGACTCAACGTCATCGCCATGGCCTCGCTGCCCTCGGTGGTGCTGTCAGGCCCCGCGCTGCGCGAGAGTCGTCGCTACTCCACCAACGTGCTGCACGAGGACGTCGTGCAAGGCCCCTCCGGCGCGGAGCTGGTGCGCAGGCGCCCCGCGTACACGGTGGATTTGGCCTTCACCCTCACGGTGGCCTCCGAGCGCACCGCCGAGCTCTTCAACCTCATGGCCGCCGTGGCCACCTTCCTCAACCGCAACAGGTGGCTCGTCATGGCTCGAGACGCGGAGGACGCCTCGCGCGGCACCGTCCGGTGGGAAATGGACGCGGACGGCGAGGTGCGCACGCAGCTCGGCAGCCGCGACGACGTGCGCGCCTTCACGTGGGGCCTCGTCGTGCGCGGCTTCGACGTGGATGAGGGCCTGCCCCTCGACATCGGCAAGGCCGTCGCGCAGGCACACCTCGACACAGACTCTCTCCCTGGAGGCACCTCATGA
- a CDS encoding phage tail protein has product MAIIGQPRSFHKRFKFLVEIDDVGHAGFQKCSELSVEVANIQYFEGGSLIPNKSPGRLTFSDVTLERGATQDHELFDWFQDVVHMSSGLGLPDSLYKRNLDIVQLDRDGTTLRRWSLSRAWPVKFVAGEWDNESDETVIESVTLTYDFFELQ; this is encoded by the coding sequence ATGGCCATCATCGGACAGCCACGCAGCTTCCATAAGCGGTTCAAGTTTTTGGTCGAAATTGACGACGTCGGGCACGCGGGTTTCCAGAAGTGCAGCGAGCTGTCCGTCGAGGTCGCCAACATCCAATACTTCGAGGGCGGCAGCCTCATCCCCAACAAGAGTCCGGGGCGCCTCACCTTCAGCGACGTCACCCTCGAGCGAGGCGCCACGCAGGACCACGAGCTCTTCGACTGGTTTCAGGATGTCGTGCACATGTCGAGCGGCCTGGGCCTGCCGGACAGCCTCTACAAGCGCAACCTCGACATCGTCCAGCTGGACAGGGACGGCACCACGCTGCGTCGGTGGAGTCTCTCCCGCGCGTGGCCGGTGAAGTTCGTTGCAGGGGAATGGGACAATGAGAGTGACGAGACTGTCATCGAGTCTGTCACCCTCACCTACGACTTCTTCGAGCTTCAATAG
- a CDS encoding phage baseplate assembly protein V, with protein MSTFDDDLLAHDTRLLGMYVGYVTQRDDTEGLGRVRVCIPGVLEPESAWAWPLGTSGGGAKDTGFFAIPMVGAEVAVFFHQGDVDAPYYLSAHWGMPGGKSEVPEEAQVSPPDNRVLATPTFRVELDESAGKRKLKLTNRKTGDCLTFDAEENTVTLEATTSLTLRAVGAISLEAAQVTIAGRVVRPIAEPI; from the coding sequence ATGAGCACCTTCGACGACGACCTCCTCGCCCATGACACGCGCCTCCTCGGCATGTACGTGGGCTACGTCACTCAGCGCGACGACACGGAGGGCCTCGGCCGCGTCCGCGTGTGCATCCCCGGTGTCCTCGAGCCTGAGTCCGCCTGGGCCTGGCCGCTGGGCACCTCCGGCGGCGGGGCCAAGGACACGGGCTTCTTCGCGATTCCCATGGTGGGCGCCGAGGTGGCCGTCTTCTTCCACCAGGGCGACGTCGACGCGCCCTACTACCTCAGCGCGCACTGGGGCATGCCGGGCGGGAAGAGCGAAGTGCCAGAGGAGGCGCAGGTGTCTCCGCCCGACAACCGCGTCCTCGCCACACCCACCTTCCGTGTGGAGTTGGACGAGTCCGCGGGGAAGCGGAAGCTGAAGCTCACCAACCGGAAGACAGGCGACTGCCTCACCTTCGATGCGGAGGAGAACACCGTCACCCTGGAGGCCACCACCTCGCTCACTCTGCGCGCGGTGGGGGCCATCTCCCTGGAGGCGGCCCAAGTCACCATCGCCGGCCGCGTCGTCCGCCCCATCGCCGAGCCCATTTGA
- a CDS encoding NYN domain-containing protein yields MIYVDGQNLHYNLDALGLQEKDVDWGQVFEDLVPKGDRLIRVNWYQAARIASWSWNAKYHSKMCPAGMKPDEFQKKAEEYYRTECDRLEKLHDAVYGRIEENFDAIEFRYAGVLKVDPVQVWGAKPSELRIGRRVGEKGVDVGLAVDMVRQAAEYDHAILVSGDFDYVPALQAVKDMLRSVTVVSVMKGTPPKHQGHARRLRGLCDAERQIFEADLKGKYKFQSGTAATKAP; encoded by the coding sequence GTGATCTATGTGGATGGTCAGAATCTGCACTACAACTTGGATGCACTTGGTCTCCAGGAGAAGGATGTGGATTGGGGGCAAGTATTTGAAGACTTGGTCCCCAAGGGGGACCGTCTGATTCGCGTGAATTGGTATCAGGCCGCCAGGATCGCGTCTTGGAGCTGGAACGCGAAATATCACTCAAAGATGTGCCCGGCTGGCATGAAGCCTGATGAGTTCCAGAAAAAGGCAGAGGAGTATTACCGGACGGAGTGTGATCGGCTGGAGAAGTTGCACGATGCTGTCTACGGGCGAATTGAGGAGAATTTTGATGCCATTGAGTTTCGCTATGCAGGGGTGTTGAAGGTTGACCCAGTGCAGGTTTGGGGGGCGAAGCCTAGTGAGTTGCGAATTGGGAGGCGCGTGGGGGAGAAGGGGGTAGATGTCGGATTGGCCGTCGATATGGTGAGGCAGGCTGCTGAGTATGATCATGCAATTTTGGTAAGTGGAGACTTTGACTACGTGCCGGCACTACAGGCTGTTAAGGATATGCTTCGTAGTGTGACGGTCGTGTCGGTGATGAAGGGTACGCCACCAAAGCATCAAGGCCACGCTCGCAGGCTTCGTGGCTTGTGTGATGCCGAGCGTCAGATTTTTGAGGCAGACCTCAAGGGGAAGTACAAGTTCCAATCGGGAACGGCTGCCACGAAGGCGCCGTAA
- a CDS encoding peptidoglycan-binding protein, which yields MSSAALARPPRCVLVNVLTGEAMECLFNPTQLTEKCQVNWNRLAVPGLSHQVLQFQGTSNRQLSGVEFYLDAYFAAQQGNTPNIMAFRAFLLALTIPPQGTQGVLATAPPRVLVLWPGLLTVECVVASVEFQYRQLAVDGRVLVYTATVTFEEILDTRVTSEQLRQEVP from the coding sequence ATGTCCTCCGCTGCCCTCGCCCGTCCGCCTCGCTGTGTCCTGGTGAATGTCCTCACCGGCGAGGCCATGGAGTGCCTCTTCAACCCCACGCAACTCACCGAGAAGTGCCAAGTGAATTGGAATCGCCTGGCGGTGCCGGGCCTCTCTCACCAGGTGCTCCAGTTCCAGGGCACCTCCAACCGGCAGCTCTCGGGCGTCGAGTTCTATCTGGACGCGTACTTCGCGGCGCAGCAGGGCAACACGCCCAACATCATGGCCTTCCGCGCCTTCCTTCTCGCGCTCACTATCCCTCCGCAGGGCACCCAGGGAGTGCTGGCCACCGCGCCTCCGCGCGTCCTCGTCCTCTGGCCAGGCCTCCTCACAGTGGAGTGTGTCGTCGCCAGCGTGGAGTTTCAGTACCGCCAGCTCGCCGTCGACGGCCGCGTCCTCGTCTACACCGCCACCGTCACGTTCGAGGAGATTCTGGACACCCGCGTCACCTCCGAGCAGCTCCGACAGGAGGTTCCGTAA
- a CDS encoding phage late control D family protein has protein sequence MRLTLLAHERARSGEPLTLESRILGLTFEDSATKADKLSLQLDNFDLALFDRAELVGGVVLEVSWGYPGLMAPPRRMVVTKLKGFQVLTVEGQALSTLMHREAKTRTWQGKTRGQVVREVAAEYGYEGDSIHVEDTGEPLGTIHQAGETDARLLRRLAAREEYEFHVDDRGLTFARRNQASAPTHVLWWYADAGRGDILSVNVESELGRRVGKAQVRGRDAMAKRNLEAQASSASVERTTLADFLEVVDRITGTTSLQLRNATTSVQPTSASTPAQAQRESEARFRRAEAGTVKLSLQVVGNPSLRAKSVVEVRGISRLLSGKYYVTEAKHVLSSSGYTCDLKLSRDGTGPRQQASPEKQGQPQGGQPNVCTPATGAVLSELEVVYKKSGATHVEYRRNGQSIGAGDPESGHSPPE, from the coding sequence GTGCGCCTCACACTGCTTGCACACGAGCGGGCCCGCAGCGGCGAGCCCCTCACACTGGAGAGCCGCATCCTCGGCCTCACCTTCGAGGACTCTGCGACGAAGGCCGACAAGCTGTCCCTCCAGTTGGACAACTTCGACCTGGCGCTCTTCGACAGGGCGGAGCTGGTGGGCGGCGTGGTGCTGGAGGTGTCCTGGGGCTACCCAGGCCTCATGGCGCCCCCGCGGCGAATGGTGGTGACGAAGCTGAAGGGCTTCCAGGTCCTCACCGTCGAAGGGCAGGCCCTCAGCACCCTCATGCACCGCGAGGCCAAGACACGCACCTGGCAAGGCAAGACGCGCGGCCAGGTGGTGCGCGAGGTGGCCGCAGAGTACGGCTACGAGGGGGACTCCATCCACGTCGAGGACACGGGAGAGCCGCTTGGCACCATTCACCAGGCCGGGGAGACCGATGCTCGCCTCCTCCGGCGCTTGGCCGCGCGCGAGGAGTACGAGTTCCACGTCGACGACAGGGGCCTCACCTTCGCCCGTCGAAACCAAGCCTCCGCCCCCACCCACGTTCTGTGGTGGTACGCCGACGCGGGCCGGGGCGACATCCTCTCCGTCAACGTCGAGTCCGAGTTGGGTCGCCGGGTGGGCAAGGCGCAAGTGCGCGGCCGGGACGCCATGGCCAAGAGAAACCTCGAGGCCCAGGCGAGCAGTGCCTCCGTCGAGCGCACCACCCTCGCGGACTTCTTGGAGGTGGTCGACCGAATCACAGGCACCACCTCGCTGCAGCTCCGCAATGCCACCACCAGTGTCCAGCCCACCTCCGCTTCGACACCGGCCCAAGCCCAGCGCGAATCCGAGGCTCGCTTCCGGCGCGCGGAAGCCGGCACCGTGAAGTTGTCCCTCCAGGTGGTGGGCAACCCCTCATTGCGCGCCAAGTCCGTGGTGGAGGTGCGCGGCATCTCCCGCCTCCTCTCGGGCAAGTATTACGTCACCGAGGCGAAGCACGTCCTCTCCTCCTCCGGCTACACCTGCGACTTGAAGCTGTCGCGTGACGGCACGGGCCCGCGTCAGCAAGCCAGCCCGGAGAAGCAGGGCCAGCCCCAGGGCGGTCAGCCCAACGTCTGCACGCCCGCGACGGGCGCCGTGCTGTCGGAGTTGGAGGTCGTCTACAAGAAGTCCGGCGCCACGCACGTCGAGTACCGCCGCAACGGGCAATCCATCGGCGCGGGGGACCCCGAGTCGGGCCACAGCCCCCCGGAGTGA
- a CDS encoding phage tail protein: MSRELLSSKVVVVEEEPRVRGIPSAPTSVAGAVGLAERGPIGKPVLCTSMEDYQATFGGFTPDSDLAIAAMGFFENGGSRLWVVRTVHYEDTSNPESHTATRATAALATGGGPTPAVVWGTLRPPFSLADGQRLEVAVNGSAAVDVTFAGTAASVVASRPGPYALTSGQPLRVRIDGARDIFISFSAGDFVDMSQATPEEVAALLNAVLVGGSATVEAGALRISSDTFGATSRLEVGGEVANAVFGFALGPQVGTGNVQSLRAVELREVQSLIEASVAGVRVEASSLGTLQLRTTATGPSASLRVQGGAGLGLDALLHQGAASGDMDVLRLEAKDAGAYANRLEVEVRPATSGSPDAYDILILEDGTYRESFPNLTSTEGDARYVERVLNDGRTGSRYIQAFLMEPGAVPDVQTVALSGGADGLVGLRDSDFIGSEAAKTGLYALDSVQELSLLLVPGRATPAVHNAMVRYCEVARDGLVFAILDSPAGYTATDIVSYVSEEAALEGLSEHAALYWPRVKVINPSRGVFGNVEQFVVPPSGIIAGVYARNDSARPGGVYDSPAGIEAGRMLGVLSFESNEVLEEKKRDVVYPHLVNPLTTAPGLPRYIDGSRTLKAGGNFPYIAERRGVSFIERSLQAGLQFARHRNNTEGLRAQVRRFITAFLLTQMRNGAFRSMEPAKAFFVDASDSLNPPSVVFAGQLVVRVGLATNKPAEYIVLRISQDTRALDAELASAGA; this comes from the coding sequence ATGAGTCGCGAGTTGCTGTCATCCAAGGTTGTCGTGGTGGAGGAGGAGCCTCGCGTCCGCGGCATCCCCTCCGCGCCTACGTCCGTGGCGGGGGCCGTAGGCCTGGCGGAGCGTGGCCCCATCGGCAAGCCCGTGCTGTGCACCTCCATGGAGGACTACCAGGCCACCTTCGGCGGCTTCACGCCCGACTCTGACCTCGCCATCGCCGCCATGGGCTTCTTCGAGAATGGCGGCAGCCGCCTGTGGGTGGTGCGCACCGTCCACTACGAGGACACGTCCAACCCCGAGTCGCATACGGCCACGCGTGCGACGGCCGCCCTCGCCACAGGCGGCGGGCCCACGCCCGCTGTGGTGTGGGGCACCCTCCGTCCTCCCTTCTCCCTCGCGGACGGGCAGCGCCTGGAGGTGGCCGTCAATGGCAGCGCGGCGGTGGACGTCACCTTCGCTGGGACTGCCGCCTCCGTCGTGGCGAGCCGTCCGGGCCCCTATGCCCTCACTTCCGGCCAGCCGCTTCGCGTGCGCATCGACGGTGCGCGGGACATCTTCATCTCCTTCAGTGCAGGGGACTTCGTGGACATGTCCCAGGCCACGCCAGAGGAGGTCGCTGCCCTCCTCAACGCAGTCCTCGTCGGGGGCAGCGCCACGGTTGAGGCTGGGGCATTGCGAATCTCCAGCGACACCTTCGGGGCCACCAGCCGCCTGGAGGTGGGGGGCGAGGTGGCCAACGCCGTCTTCGGTTTCGCCCTCGGCCCCCAGGTGGGCACAGGCAACGTCCAGAGTCTGCGCGCCGTCGAGCTGCGCGAGGTGCAGTCCCTCATCGAGGCCTCGGTGGCGGGAGTGCGTGTGGAGGCGTCTTCCCTCGGGACGCTGCAGCTACGCACCACGGCTACCGGCCCCTCCGCCTCCCTGCGCGTGCAAGGGGGCGCGGGGCTCGGCCTGGACGCGCTACTGCACCAGGGCGCCGCCTCGGGTGACATGGACGTCCTGCGCCTGGAGGCCAAGGACGCAGGTGCCTACGCCAACCGTCTGGAGGTGGAGGTACGCCCCGCCACCAGCGGCTCGCCCGACGCCTACGACATCCTCATCCTCGAGGACGGCACCTACCGCGAGTCCTTCCCCAACCTCACAAGCACCGAGGGCGACGCGCGCTACGTCGAGCGCGTCCTCAACGACGGGCGCACCGGCTCGCGCTACATCCAGGCCTTCCTCATGGAGCCGGGCGCCGTCCCGGACGTGCAGACGGTGGCCCTCTCGGGTGGCGCCGACGGACTCGTCGGACTCAGGGACTCCGACTTCATCGGCTCGGAGGCGGCGAAGACGGGCCTCTACGCGCTGGACTCCGTGCAGGAGCTGTCGCTCCTCCTCGTGCCCGGGCGGGCCACTCCTGCCGTCCACAATGCCATGGTGCGCTACTGCGAGGTGGCGCGCGACGGCCTCGTCTTCGCCATCCTCGACTCGCCCGCGGGCTACACCGCCACGGACATCGTCTCCTACGTCTCCGAGGAGGCCGCGCTGGAAGGCCTGTCCGAGCACGCCGCGCTGTACTGGCCCCGCGTCAAGGTGATCAACCCGTCGCGCGGCGTCTTCGGCAACGTCGAGCAGTTCGTCGTCCCGCCGTCCGGCATCATCGCAGGCGTCTACGCCCGCAACGACTCCGCACGCCCGGGCGGTGTGTACGACTCGCCTGCGGGCATCGAGGCGGGGCGCATGCTGGGTGTCCTCAGCTTTGAGTCCAACGAGGTGCTGGAGGAGAAAAAGCGGGACGTCGTCTATCCCCACCTCGTCAACCCGCTCACCACGGCGCCCGGCCTGCCGAGGTACATCGACGGCTCGCGCACCCTCAAGGCCGGCGGCAACTTCCCGTACATCGCCGAGAGGCGCGGGGTGTCCTTCATCGAGAGGAGTCTTCAGGCCGGCCTTCAGTTCGCCCGTCACCGCAACAACACCGAGGGCCTGCGCGCCCAGGTGCGGCGCTTCATCACCGCCTTCCTCCTCACGCAAATGCGCAACGGGGCCTTCCGCAGCATGGAGCCGGCCAAGGCCTTCTTCGTCGACGCCTCCGACTCCCTCAACCCTCCATCCGTCGTCTTCGCTGGGCAGTTGGTGGTGCGTGTGGGCCTCGCGACCAACAAGCCCGCTGAGTACATCGTCCTGCGCATCTCCCAGGACACCCGAGCCCTCGACGCCGAGCTGGCCTCGGCCGGCGCGTAA
- a CDS encoding phage tail tape measure protein, with product MLNNLGLGFVFTARDLASGTFQDVERNFMSLDRRVGLGTARIEGAFQRLGVAMALFTAGAVTLGASLSLANTAGQFEQAVAGVAAVSGASAEVLGQLRDAAIQASLATQFTPTESVLGLRELTQAGFTATESMKLLLPVLDLAGGSLGELTPQGAAGLASQAMKAFGISTDNAAISVDQMLQAVNVFALSANELPLALGTAARGAQALNQSLPETLIALGLVKNVVPGVERASTAVAVAMERMADPEVQKHLRGLGVAVTDSKGNFLSFLDILDKLSPALERMTAAQRSAFLLKAFGREALGGVNAILTQFSNGIRKDTGEVVRGAAALKHLRDEFEKAGGTAKAFREQMLDTFQGQKTLLAGNLETLAIVLGEPFAQVLKPLVTLVASAVQQVLGVFQSLPGPVKRAFAAVALGAGGLVTLVGAVIAAKVGLALLVVGLKVLGLTLGGLLATVLPAVGAVVLLGVAVAGLAYAVRHNLGGLGDFVERVQQRVTLAFRGLVQLFEDGGFSGAVREELVRAENAGLKDFLINLYLWGHRLHSFFSGIADSFSSSLEAARPTLDAFQATLGRVGAAMGFLSERDDAATAAAKFAAFGASGATVGRALARVFDFVVLALTAAAEVVEGLAGQWGYMKAGVDFLLGSLGHLGRVLGGALSGLLGTTSAVQQGSSGWTLMGQAIGFAIGNITTVVGVLVSAVSLAVSVVGGVLNAALAAFSGIVDVFWGVVLTLSGILTGNWAEAWTGMKLVVFGTVDAISGVLLELVGAILGVVDAVASLFGANTGLQQALRTARLGLHRDLSVAFGLEDSTGSSATPASVVTTASPTSPVDWPLESSSMPAVAALQASLPQAEVRSSEPASSSSPPVLVSVQVDGEVLAQATARAERDAASRSFSPMPAY from the coding sequence ATGCTCAACAACCTCGGCCTGGGCTTCGTCTTCACGGCGCGCGACTTGGCCTCCGGTACCTTTCAAGACGTGGAGCGCAACTTCATGAGCCTGGACAGGCGCGTGGGGTTGGGTACCGCGCGCATTGAGGGTGCATTCCAGCGGCTCGGCGTCGCCATGGCCCTCTTCACAGCGGGCGCCGTCACCCTTGGCGCCTCGCTGTCCCTGGCCAATACCGCCGGCCAATTCGAGCAGGCCGTTGCGGGCGTGGCCGCCGTCTCCGGTGCCTCGGCCGAGGTGCTTGGACAGCTCCGTGACGCAGCCATCCAGGCAAGCCTCGCCACGCAATTCACACCCACGGAGTCGGTGCTGGGCCTGCGCGAGCTCACCCAGGCCGGCTTCACCGCGACGGAGTCCATGAAGCTACTGCTGCCGGTGTTGGACCTGGCCGGTGGCTCGCTGGGAGAGCTGACTCCCCAGGGCGCAGCGGGCCTCGCGTCGCAGGCGATGAAGGCCTTCGGCATCTCTACCGACAACGCCGCAATCTCCGTCGACCAGATGCTCCAAGCCGTCAACGTCTTCGCCCTCAGCGCCAATGAGCTGCCCCTGGCCCTCGGCACCGCAGCGCGAGGAGCGCAGGCCCTCAATCAGTCCCTGCCCGAGACACTCATCGCATTGGGATTGGTGAAGAACGTCGTCCCTGGAGTGGAGCGCGCCTCCACCGCCGTGGCCGTCGCCATGGAGCGCATGGCGGACCCGGAGGTGCAGAAGCACCTGCGTGGACTGGGCGTCGCCGTCACGGACTCCAAGGGTAACTTCCTCAGCTTCCTCGACATCCTCGACAAGCTGTCGCCCGCCCTCGAGCGCATGACGGCGGCGCAACGTAGCGCCTTCCTGCTGAAGGCCTTCGGCCGCGAGGCGCTCGGCGGTGTGAATGCCATCCTCACGCAGTTCAGCAACGGCATCCGCAAGGACACCGGCGAAGTCGTCCGCGGCGCCGCGGCACTCAAACACCTGCGCGACGAGTTCGAGAAGGCGGGCGGCACCGCCAAGGCATTCCGCGAGCAGATGCTGGACACTTTCCAGGGCCAGAAGACGTTGCTGGCTGGCAACCTGGAGACGCTCGCCATCGTCCTCGGGGAGCCCTTCGCCCAAGTCTTGAAGCCCCTCGTCACCCTCGTCGCCAGCGCGGTGCAGCAGGTGCTGGGGGTCTTCCAGTCGTTGCCCGGCCCGGTTAAGCGCGCCTTCGCAGCCGTCGCGCTCGGAGCTGGTGGCCTGGTTACTCTCGTCGGTGCGGTCATCGCCGCGAAGGTGGGCTTGGCGCTGCTCGTGGTGGGCCTCAAGGTGCTGGGCCTCACGTTGGGCGGCCTCCTGGCCACGGTGCTTCCGGCCGTGGGCGCTGTCGTCCTCCTGGGCGTCGCCGTGGCCGGCCTTGCCTACGCCGTCCGTCACAACCTCGGTGGCCTGGGCGACTTCGTCGAGCGTGTGCAGCAGCGGGTGACTCTCGCCTTCCGCGGCCTCGTTCAGCTCTTCGAGGACGGAGGATTCTCCGGCGCGGTGCGCGAGGAGCTGGTCAGGGCCGAGAATGCCGGGCTGAAGGACTTCCTCATCAACCTCTACCTGTGGGGCCATCGCCTCCACAGCTTCTTCTCCGGCATCGCCGACAGTTTCTCCTCTAGCCTGGAGGCCGCGCGCCCCACCCTCGACGCCTTCCAGGCGACGCTAGGGCGGGTGGGCGCGGCGATGGGCTTCCTCTCCGAGAGGGACGACGCAGCCACGGCCGCCGCGAAGTTCGCTGCATTCGGCGCCTCTGGGGCCACGGTGGGACGTGCCCTCGCCCGCGTCTTCGACTTCGTCGTCCTGGCACTCACGGCCGCCGCGGAAGTAGTGGAGGGGCTGGCGGGGCAGTGGGGCTACATGAAGGCCGGTGTCGACTTCCTCCTGGGCAGCTTGGGCCACCTGGGTCGCGTCCTCGGAGGGGCGCTCTCCGGCCTTTTGGGCACCACCTCCGCCGTGCAGCAAGGCAGCAGCGGGTGGACGCTCATGGGGCAAGCCATTGGGTTTGCCATCGGCAACATCACCACCGTCGTGGGAGTGCTGGTGTCCGCCGTCTCCCTCGCGGTGTCCGTGGTGGGGGGCGTCCTCAACGCAGCCCTGGCGGCCTTCTCCGGCATCGTCGACGTCTTCTGGGGCGTGGTGTTGACGCTCAGTGGCATCCTCACCGGCAATTGGGCCGAGGCCTGGACGGGAATGAAGCTCGTCGTCTTCGGCACGGTCGACGCAATCTCAGGCGTCCTCCTGGAGCTCGTGGGTGCCATCCTCGGCGTCGTGGATGCCGTGGCGAGCCTCTTCGGTGCGAACACCGGCCTCCAGCAAGCCCTGCGGACGGCTCGGCTGGGCCTCCACCGGGACTTGTCCGTCGCCTTCGGCCTCGAGGACTCCACCGGCAGCTCCGCCACACCCGCGTCCGTCGTCACCACCGCTTCGCCCACCTCGCCAGTGGACTGGCCCCTGGAGTCCTCGTCCATGCCTGCGGTGGCCGCCCTCCAGGCCTCGCTGCCCCAGGCGGAAGTGCGCTCCTCGGAGCCGGCCTCGTCGTCCAGTCCGCCCGTCCTCGTGAGTGTCCAGGTGGACGGGGAGGTGCTCGCCCAGGCCACGGCGCGCGCCGAGAGAGACGCCGCCTCCCGCAGCTTCTCCCCCATGCCCGCGTACTGA